One segment of Rhodopirellula baltica SH 1 DNA contains the following:
- a CDS encoding transposase: MSETFHLNAPPGFRGLHPDLPIETYHRHLPHWRQAGATYAITFRLSDSIPQDQLRSLQRWREIWERSNGQPQTDADWELLAKQITHRTEAWLDEGYGECVFENPTLADVMAKSMLQFQNDRYLTSCYCVMHNHVHLVMKPLGDHLLEKILRDLKGYVSRMVNRELHREGPLWTQESHDRIIRDEEHLYRVIQYIGNNPKKAGYEERQWVRWIHPDWESKGWGFRDS, translated from the coding sequence GTGAGCGAAACATTTCACTTGAATGCTCCTCCCGGTTTTCGCGGTTTGCACCCAGATCTGCCCATCGAAACTTATCACCGGCACCTTCCACACTGGCGGCAGGCCGGAGCGACCTATGCGATCACATTTCGGCTGTCAGACTCGATTCCACAAGATCAACTTCGAAGCCTTCAACGATGGCGAGAGATATGGGAGCGATCGAACGGACAACCACAAACAGACGCCGATTGGGAACTGCTCGCAAAACAGATCACTCACCGTACCGAAGCCTGGCTGGACGAAGGCTACGGCGAGTGCGTGTTTGAGAACCCTACGTTAGCCGATGTGATGGCAAAGTCGATGTTGCAGTTCCAAAACGATCGTTATCTCACGTCTTGCTATTGCGTGATGCACAACCACGTTCACCTCGTGATGAAACCTTTGGGTGACCACCTTCTTGAAAAGATTCTTCGAGACTTGAAAGGGTATGTCAGCCGCATGGTCAATCGAGAACTGCATCGAGAGGGTCCACTTTGGACGCAAGAAAGCCACGACCGAATCATCCGAGATGAAGAACATCTCTATCGCGTCATTCAGTACATCGGCAACAACCCAAAGAAGGCCGGTTATGAAGAGCGGCAATGGGTTCGCTGGATTCACCCCGATTGGGAATCGAAAGGCTGGGGCTTTCGGGATTCGTGA
- a CDS encoding sulfatase-like hydrolase/transferase, protein MNRIALSLLAFVMCFCTDHVVAGELEPQQHAWHAKYKGQDNAPLPEEMLLNTDSEPDLSEGFTSLFNGKDLSGWTAKGGSCTFEVKDGILVGQVVPGSNSTYLSTERDDFDDFIFTCDMKWEESCNSGVMFRAQSKPGKNGTETVFGPQAEMEGFTQDRHWSGGIYGQSCGGYFYPLWLKEHKEARAATTEDIWNRVTISAQGNVVKTWINGVPAAHWIDDGSYPKGFFGLQVHKGAKGTVLWKNIRVKELENEPAATPNASASKRPNVLFILADDLGWSDTTLFGTTKLYQTPNIERLAKRGMTFTRAYSSSPLCSPTRASVLTGLSPARHGITSPTCHLPKVVLEPKVSETGPPNKFSTVPESVTRLDTKYYTLAEMFRDNGYATGHFGKWHLGPEPYSPLEHGFDVDVPHHPGPGPAGSYVAPWKFKDFDHDPVIPDEHLEDRMAKEAVRFLEQHTNEPFFLNYWMFSVHAPFDAKKELIEEYRDRVDPKDPQRCPTYAAMIESMDDAIGTLLDTLDRLGIADETIIVFASDNGGNMYNEVDGTTATSNAPLRGGKATMYEGGVRGPAIVVQPGVVESGSRSDAIIQSIDFYPTLLEMLAIDAQPNQRFDGVSIVPALQGKPLQRDAIFTYFPHDPPVPNWMPPSVSVHQGDWKLIRIFHGGPNGSHRYKLFNLKNDLGERINLAAKHPDRVQQMDKLIGQHLVETKAVRPLVNKNFDPAKYNAGAEGKGNLKRSGNKPKKGKQRVQRKPVAGWLPGGTCDLSVANSVLRVSSTGGDPHLSFSLPEVVKASTMTFTVEMQSKSSGSGQVFWKEVGQPYSAERSQVFDVTHDGNVHTYSIQLSPQGPVQGVRIDPSNGAGQIEIRQMRLLDGNGVPIHEWNFADAGR, encoded by the coding sequence ATGAATCGAATCGCTCTCTCATTGCTCGCCTTCGTCATGTGCTTTTGCACTGACCATGTCGTGGCGGGTGAACTCGAACCTCAACAGCATGCTTGGCATGCAAAGTACAAAGGCCAAGACAACGCTCCTTTGCCCGAGGAGATGTTGCTCAACACGGACTCGGAGCCGGATCTGTCGGAGGGATTCACTTCGCTGTTCAATGGCAAAGACCTGAGTGGCTGGACAGCCAAAGGTGGCAGTTGCACGTTTGAGGTGAAAGACGGGATCCTGGTTGGCCAAGTGGTGCCAGGTTCCAACAGCACTTATCTATCAACCGAACGAGATGACTTCGACGACTTCATTTTCACCTGCGACATGAAGTGGGAAGAGTCCTGCAACAGCGGTGTGATGTTCCGTGCTCAATCCAAACCGGGCAAGAACGGAACGGAAACGGTGTTTGGTCCTCAGGCAGAGATGGAGGGCTTCACTCAAGATCGCCATTGGTCGGGCGGCATCTATGGTCAGAGCTGCGGCGGTTACTTTTATCCACTGTGGTTGAAAGAGCACAAGGAAGCGAGAGCAGCCACCACGGAAGACATTTGGAATCGCGTGACGATTTCTGCTCAGGGCAACGTCGTCAAAACCTGGATCAACGGCGTGCCAGCGGCTCACTGGATCGACGATGGATCCTACCCCAAAGGCTTTTTCGGTCTGCAGGTTCACAAAGGTGCGAAAGGCACCGTGTTGTGGAAGAACATCCGAGTGAAAGAGCTCGAGAATGAACCCGCCGCAACACCAAATGCCAGTGCATCGAAGCGACCCAACGTGCTGTTCATCCTGGCCGATGACCTGGGATGGAGCGACACGACGCTGTTTGGAACCACCAAGCTTTATCAGACACCCAATATCGAACGACTCGCAAAGCGTGGGATGACGTTCACTCGGGCATACTCGTCCAGTCCGCTGTGTTCGCCAACACGAGCGAGTGTTTTAACCGGGCTCAGCCCCGCACGGCACGGCATCACTTCCCCGACCTGTCACCTGCCGAAGGTGGTTTTGGAACCGAAGGTGTCTGAGACCGGCCCGCCGAATAAGTTTTCAACGGTCCCCGAATCGGTTACACGTCTGGACACCAAGTACTACACGCTTGCAGAGATGTTCCGTGACAACGGCTACGCGACCGGGCATTTCGGAAAATGGCACTTGGGCCCTGAACCCTACTCACCTCTGGAACATGGTTTCGACGTCGATGTGCCGCACCATCCCGGGCCAGGTCCTGCGGGCAGCTATGTCGCACCTTGGAAGTTCAAGGACTTCGATCACGATCCGGTGATCCCGGACGAGCACCTCGAAGATCGGATGGCCAAGGAAGCGGTCCGCTTCCTCGAACAACACACAAACGAGCCATTCTTCCTGAACTACTGGATGTTCAGCGTTCATGCACCGTTTGATGCCAAGAAAGAGTTGATCGAAGAATATCGAGATCGCGTTGACCCAAAGGATCCGCAACGTTGCCCCACGTACGCCGCGATGATCGAAAGCATGGACGATGCGATTGGCACGTTGCTGGACACGCTGGACCGTTTGGGGATCGCCGACGAAACGATCATCGTTTTCGCATCGGACAACGGTGGCAATATGTACAACGAGGTCGATGGCACGACCGCGACCAGCAACGCTCCGCTGCGAGGCGGCAAGGCGACGATGTACGAAGGCGGTGTGCGTGGCCCGGCGATCGTTGTCCAACCCGGTGTGGTGGAATCCGGATCACGAAGCGATGCGATCATTCAAAGCATCGATTTCTATCCCACGCTTTTGGAGATGTTGGCGATCGACGCTCAGCCGAACCAGCGTTTCGATGGTGTCAGCATTGTTCCCGCGTTGCAGGGGAAACCGCTGCAGCGAGACGCGATCTTCACTTACTTTCCTCATGACCCTCCTGTGCCGAATTGGATGCCGCCTTCGGTCAGCGTGCATCAAGGCGATTGGAAACTCATCCGCATCTTTCATGGCGGTCCAAACGGCTCGCATCGCTACAAACTTTTCAACTTGAAGAACGACCTTGGTGAACGAATCAACCTGGCGGCAAAACATCCCGACCGGGTCCAGCAGATGGACAAGTTGATCGGGCAGCATCTGGTTGAAACCAAGGCCGTCAGACCGCTGGTCAACAAAAACTTTGATCCCGCCAAATACAACGCGGGCGCCGAAGGCAAAGGCAATCTGAAACGCAGCGGCAACAAACCCAAGAAGGGCAAACAGCGAGTTCAACGGAAACCGGTCGCTGGTTGGTTGCCCGGTGGGACCTGCGACCTTTCCGTCGCCAACAGTGTGCTGCGAGTCAGCAGCACCGGCGGTGATCCGCACTTGAGTTTCTCGCTTCCCGAAGTGGTGAAGGCATCCACGATGACGTTCACCGTTGAGATGCAATCAAAATCATCGGGCAGTGGGCAGGTGTTCTGGAAGGAAGTTGGTCAGCCGTATTCAGCGGAGCGAAGCCAGGTCTTTGATGTGACTCATGATGGAAACGTTCACACCTATTCCATCCAGCTCTCGCCGCAAGGCCCAGTGCAGGGCGTCCGAATCGATCCGTCCAATGGAGCTGGCCAAATCGAAATCCGGCAAATGCGTTTGCTCGATGGCAACGGCGTCCCCATTCACGAATGGAACTTCGCGGACGCAGGCCGCTAA
- a CDS encoding glycoside hydrolase family 78 protein, with the protein MKMLLSILFLTVITVAASSSVSALEPQRLRCEYLENPTGIDAARTRLSWQVTSDQRGQSQIAYRLLVASSEEQLGSGVGDLWDSGKVKSDQTLFVEYAGKPLSSRQECFWKVQVWDGAGNATESEVASWSMGLLDQSDWSAEYISYRDDSPIHTDLSTLHLPAARQYRKEFSASKSIKRATVYATALGIYELHLNGQRVGDASFAPGWTDYRKRAYYNTYDVTNLVREGDNAIGAWVADGWYSGYVGFGLLTGMGPEKNGRSTYGKTPSFMSQLEIEFEDGTKQTIGTDTTWKVTGEGPIQEADLLMGESYDARREMVGWSEPGFDHDHWDDAILAKQNGQVTAAFYEFRNPTTTGAGVKKVGEQRDFGFKRPELEAFPGVPVRVTQEIPAKTVSKLEPGTFVFDLGQNFAGTIRLKIKGREGERIQLRYGEMLHPDGRLMTENLRKARATDYYTCKGNPDGEFYQPRFTFHGFQFVEVKRLSDSSEDAGKATDSQNVQTPPLDMVTGLVLHSDTPMASTFECSDPMVNQLFKNVLWTQRANFLDLPTDCPQRDERMGWTGDAQAYVATAAYNADIGAFYTKWLRELMESQRPSGAFPGYAPYPFQHGWDFGTAWADAGVICPWTIWQFYGDTRVIDDCWEPMTRFMRWRKQTSVNDLGVSHGNAWGDWLSQGEETPLDYIDTVYFAISARMMAEMAEATGRDEEAKLYREQRAATQAAFQAKYLNEDGSITVRTQTAQALALFADLVPAEQREATGKYLAKRLSENGNHMATGFLGTRPLLPVLSGSGQHDLATFLLQSREFPSWGYEISNGATTIWERWDSYTKEDAFGRHNAAMNSFSHYAFGAVCEWMFATLAGIQSDGPGFKRIVIRPTPPSPGSNAMHEPINWVKASYESIRGTIRSEWKMVDGRFHLNVTIPANTTATVYLPTNDANSITESGNALADTANVSLLRKETNVVALTVHSGSYEFLASSGIVPAKVSLKSSEPKDNSINPGEIDLTDATKLESWDFRNPQDLAKWGERKSVDIEQRNGSAYLVATGDDSQMAVRMTKPLEGKLVIELRASPSQNSTSQFYWAIPGRGFNGQQQTKRLLRQSDAVNAYLFAIPDALTVGKLRFDPFATYDEYANAGEMMIESISIYRLVD; encoded by the coding sequence TTGAAGATGCTCCTTTCCATTCTGTTTCTGACGGTAATCACTGTCGCGGCCTCGTCGTCCGTTTCCGCTCTCGAGCCACAACGATTGCGGTGCGAGTACTTGGAGAATCCGACCGGGATCGACGCCGCTCGGACTCGATTGAGTTGGCAGGTCACATCCGATCAACGGGGGCAATCGCAGATCGCGTATCGGTTGCTTGTCGCCTCTTCGGAAGAGCAGCTTGGATCTGGCGTCGGTGACCTTTGGGATTCCGGCAAGGTGAAATCTGATCAAACCTTGTTCGTCGAGTATGCGGGTAAGCCGCTTTCAAGTCGCCAAGAATGCTTTTGGAAGGTCCAGGTCTGGGATGGGGCTGGCAACGCAACCGAGAGCGAGGTCGCCTCCTGGTCGATGGGATTGCTCGACCAAAGCGATTGGTCCGCCGAGTACATCAGCTATCGCGATGACTCGCCGATCCACACCGATCTTTCAACGCTTCACCTGCCAGCGGCGCGTCAGTACCGAAAAGAGTTCTCGGCTTCCAAATCGATCAAACGTGCCACTGTCTACGCAACGGCACTCGGCATCTATGAGCTGCATCTGAACGGACAACGTGTCGGCGATGCCAGCTTCGCGCCTGGTTGGACGGACTATCGAAAGCGAGCTTACTACAACACATACGACGTCACCAACTTGGTTCGCGAAGGCGACAACGCGATCGGTGCTTGGGTCGCTGACGGTTGGTACAGCGGCTATGTAGGTTTTGGATTGTTGACCGGGATGGGGCCGGAAAAGAACGGGCGATCAACCTACGGAAAGACTCCTTCGTTCATGTCGCAACTCGAGATCGAATTCGAAGACGGAACGAAACAAACCATCGGAACCGACACGACGTGGAAGGTAACTGGCGAAGGACCGATTCAAGAGGCTGACCTTCTGATGGGAGAATCCTACGACGCACGCCGCGAGATGGTTGGTTGGTCCGAACCTGGTTTTGATCATGACCATTGGGACGACGCGATTTTGGCCAAGCAGAATGGCCAGGTGACTGCCGCGTTCTACGAGTTCCGCAACCCAACCACGACTGGTGCCGGCGTGAAGAAGGTCGGCGAGCAACGTGACTTTGGTTTCAAACGGCCCGAACTGGAAGCGTTTCCCGGTGTGCCGGTTCGTGTCACTCAAGAAATCCCCGCGAAAACCGTGTCGAAGTTGGAACCGGGCACGTTTGTCTTTGACCTTGGGCAAAACTTCGCCGGAACGATTCGCCTGAAGATCAAAGGACGCGAGGGCGAGCGAATTCAACTGCGCTACGGAGAGATGTTGCATCCCGACGGTCGCCTGATGACCGAGAACCTTCGCAAGGCAAGAGCGACGGACTACTACACCTGCAAAGGCAATCCCGACGGGGAATTTTACCAACCTCGATTCACCTTTCACGGATTTCAATTCGTGGAAGTCAAACGCTTGTCGGATTCAAGCGAGGACGCAGGCAAAGCGACAGACTCGCAGAATGTTCAGACGCCTCCGTTGGACATGGTCACCGGTTTGGTGCTGCACAGCGACACGCCCATGGCGAGCACGTTTGAATGCAGCGACCCGATGGTCAACCAACTTTTCAAAAATGTGCTCTGGACCCAACGAGCTAACTTCCTCGATCTGCCCACTGATTGCCCGCAACGCGATGAGCGGATGGGATGGACAGGCGACGCTCAGGCCTACGTTGCGACTGCCGCTTACAACGCAGACATCGGTGCGTTCTACACCAAGTGGCTTCGCGAGTTGATGGAGTCACAGCGTCCCAGTGGGGCTTTCCCCGGCTACGCTCCGTATCCCTTTCAACACGGTTGGGACTTCGGAACGGCGTGGGCTGACGCGGGTGTCATCTGCCCGTGGACGATCTGGCAATTTTACGGCGACACCCGAGTGATCGATGACTGCTGGGAACCGATGACACGTTTCATGCGGTGGCGGAAACAGACCAGCGTGAACGATCTCGGCGTGTCACATGGAAACGCTTGGGGCGACTGGTTGTCTCAAGGAGAAGAAACACCGCTCGACTACATCGACACCGTTTACTTTGCAATCTCGGCACGGATGATGGCTGAGATGGCCGAAGCAACCGGTCGCGATGAAGAAGCCAAGCTTTACCGCGAGCAGCGTGCCGCGACGCAAGCAGCGTTTCAGGCAAAGTACCTGAACGAAGATGGCAGCATCACCGTCCGAACTCAAACCGCTCAAGCACTGGCATTGTTCGCGGATTTGGTTCCCGCGGAACAACGCGAAGCTACGGGGAAATACCTGGCGAAACGTTTGTCGGAGAACGGCAATCACATGGCGACCGGCTTCCTCGGCACACGACCGTTGCTGCCTGTTTTGTCGGGTTCGGGGCAACATGATCTGGCCACGTTCTTGTTGCAGTCTCGCGAATTTCCTTCTTGGGGTTACGAAATCTCCAACGGTGCGACTACGATTTGGGAACGCTGGGACAGCTACACCAAAGAGGATGCATTTGGTCGACATAACGCGGCGATGAACTCGTTCTCCCACTACGCTTTCGGCGCGGTTTGTGAATGGATGTTTGCCACGCTGGCGGGGATCCAATCCGACGGTCCCGGATTCAAGCGGATTGTGATCCGGCCAACGCCGCCATCACCCGGAAGCAACGCGATGCACGAACCAATCAACTGGGTCAAAGCTTCGTATGAATCCATTCGCGGAACGATTCGCAGCGAATGGAAAATGGTCGACGGTAGATTTCATCTGAACGTCACGATCCCGGCCAACACGACGGCGACGGTCTACCTTCCGACGAATGATGCCAACAGCATCACAGAGAGCGGAAACGCATTAGCGGACACAGCGAACGTCAGCCTTCTTCGAAAAGAAACCAACGTGGTTGCATTAACGGTTCATTCGGGCAGCTACGAGTTTTTGGCGTCCAGTGGCATCGTACCAGCGAAAGTTTCACTGAAGTCATCGGAGCCCAAAGACAACTCCATCAATCCAGGCGAGATCGATCTGACCGATGCGACAAAGCTGGAGTCGTGGGACTTCCGAAACCCACAAGACTTGGCGAAATGGGGCGAGCGAAAAAGTGTTGATATTGAACAACGAAATGGCTCGGCTTATCTGGTCGCAACTGGCGACGATTCGCAGATGGCAGTTCGAATGACTAAACCGCTCGAAGGGAAATTAGTCATCGAGCTACGGGCATCGCCCTCACAGAATTCGACCAGCCAATTTTACTGGGCGATTCCCGGCCGAGGTTTCAACGGTCAGCAACAAACCAAGCGGTTGCTTCGACAATCGGACGCCGTGAATGCCTATCTTTTCGCAATTCCCGATGCCTTGACCGTGGGAAAACTTCGATTCGATCCCTTCGCGACTTACGATGAGTACGCGAATGCTGGCGAAATGATGATCGAATCGATCTCGATTTATCGACTGGTCGATTGA
- a CDS encoding IS3-like element ISRba6 family transposase (programmed frameshift), producing MDKRRTFSREYKLAAVKKVIEQGLSYTAVAKDLGIGDSLIRKWKKSFDEDGTFQAEVVGSQSIEAELRRLREENRQLKMERDIFKKSDGILRQRKSLRLKFIGECRDRWPIAVLCRTLEVTRAAYYRFAGRGPTATEIKQTQIIQAVKEIRLEKHHDAYGSPRMQRAIVKRGVVCCRNTVAKCMRHAGIQANRRTKFRISTTDSNHDQPIASNLLGQNFTTEAINRVWLTDITYIPTQEGSTYLCAFVDLHSRKIVSWKTSRNMDSELVVGAFDQALTFRKPNAGLIVHSDRGSQFASDHFRRRLAASGLVQSMSRRGNCYDNAPMESFFKSYKTEEAQQIYDTHEHATRGVSDYIERFYNPHRLHSSLGYLSPIDFEQAIKEPSLVSES from the exons ATGGACAAACGTCGAACATTTAGCCGCGAATACAAGCTGGCCGCAGTCAAGAAAGTCATCGAACAAGGCTTGTCGTACACCGCTGTCGCTAAAGACTTGGGGATCGGGGACAGCTTGATTCGCAAGTGGAAGAAGTCTTTTGACGAAGACGGAACATTCCAGGCCGAAGTAGTTGGTAGCCAATCCATTGAAGCCGAGCTGAGACGACTTCGCGAAGAGAATCGTCAACTCAAGATGGAACGCGACATTT TTAAAAAAAGCGACGGCATTCTTCGCCAAAGAAAGTCACTGAGGTTGAAGTTCATTGGAGAGTGCCGCGATCGCTGGCCGATCGCAGTGCTCTGCCGAACCCTCGAAGTCACTCGCGCCGCTTATTACCGATTCGCCGGTCGCGGTCCCACAGCCACCGAGATCAAGCAAACCCAAATCATTCAAGCCGTCAAGGAAATCCGACTGGAAAAACATCACGATGCGTATGGAAGCCCGCGAATGCAACGAGCAATAGTCAAACGCGGTGTGGTGTGCTGCCGAAATACCGTCGCCAAATGCATGCGTCATGCGGGAATACAAGCCAATCGCCGCACCAAATTCAGAATATCGACCACTGACTCCAATCATGATCAGCCCATCGCCTCAAATTTGCTTGGCCAAAACTTCACGACCGAGGCAATCAATCGCGTCTGGCTAACGGACATCACCTACATCCCAACCCAAGAAGGCTCCACTTACCTCTGTGCATTCGTTGACCTGCATTCCCGCAAGATTGTCAGCTGGAAAACGAGCCGGAACATGGATTCGGAATTGGTGGTCGGGGCATTCGATCAAGCACTTACTTTTCGCAAGCCAAACGCGGGCCTGATCGTTCACAGCGATCGTGGCTCCCAATTCGCGAGCGATCATTTCCGCAGACGCCTGGCAGCCAGTGGGCTAGTTCAAAGCATGAGCCGTCGCGGGAACTGCTACGACAACGCACCGATGGAATCGTTCTTCAAGAGTTACAAAACCGAGGAAGCACAGCAGATTTACGACACGCACGAACACGCCACACGCGGCGTATCTGACTACATCGAACGATTTTACAACCCTCATCGCTTGCACTCGTCGCTGGGCTACCTCAGTCCAATCGATTTCGAGCAAGCGATCAAAGAACCGTCACTCGTAAGTGAGTCCTGA
- a CDS encoding sulfatase-like hydrolase/transferase encodes MMMSSQAPWQSILFAWTLALFACMPSSALADDADAEPPNIVLILADDLGFNQIGAYGDTPIQTPHLDQLAANGIRFTQAYSGNTVCSPSRVSLFTGRDGRLMDNNSNTVQLKDIDVTIAHVLKHAGYDTALFGKYSIGSQMGVTDPLAMGFDTWYGMYSILEGHRQYPTILWRDGKKLRIEENEAGRKGAYAQALFTHEAIQYIKQDHDNPFFVLLAYSSPHAELAAPPEFVERYKDAFPETRYGGMSNGTPSDKYAWYYPEPVERPHAVLAGMVTALDAYVGQIYQSLESKGIADNTLILFTSDNGPHDEGGGDPTFFRASEPYKGMKRDLYDGGIHVPMIAHWPAAIRSPRVDDTPWAFADVLPTFADIAGVSLDIVPRVKTNGVSVLPRLRDDPRPLPNRTLYWEFGKQAGDPNSGVVGEVYQAARRGKWKAVRYDIDGPIGIAHEKLTVDRS; translated from the coding sequence ATGATGATGTCGTCTCAAGCTCCTTGGCAGTCAATTTTGTTTGCATGGACACTGGCGTTGTTCGCGTGCATGCCGTCGTCTGCTTTGGCCGATGATGCCGATGCCGAACCACCAAACATTGTCTTGATTTTGGCGGATGATTTGGGCTTCAATCAAATCGGAGCCTACGGCGACACGCCGATCCAAACACCTCACTTGGATCAACTCGCCGCCAACGGAATCCGGTTCACTCAGGCCTATTCTGGCAACACGGTTTGCTCGCCATCCCGCGTGTCGTTGTTCACTGGTCGCGACGGGCGATTGATGGACAACAATTCCAACACGGTCCAACTGAAAGACATCGACGTTACGATTGCCCATGTGCTGAAGCATGCTGGTTACGACACGGCGTTGTTCGGCAAATACTCCATCGGTTCTCAAATGGGAGTGACGGATCCGTTGGCGATGGGGTTTGACACTTGGTACGGCATGTACTCGATCTTGGAAGGGCATCGGCAATACCCAACCATTCTCTGGCGTGACGGAAAGAAACTACGAATCGAGGAAAACGAAGCCGGAAGGAAGGGAGCGTACGCGCAAGCTTTGTTCACCCACGAAGCGATCCAGTACATCAAACAAGATCATGACAATCCGTTCTTCGTGCTGCTGGCGTATTCGTCCCCTCACGCTGAACTCGCCGCGCCGCCTGAGTTTGTCGAACGCTACAAGGATGCGTTTCCCGAGACTCGTTATGGAGGCATGTCGAATGGAACGCCGTCGGACAAATACGCTTGGTATTATCCCGAGCCTGTTGAACGACCGCATGCGGTGCTGGCCGGCATGGTGACAGCACTCGATGCTTACGTTGGCCAGATCTATCAATCGCTAGAGTCCAAAGGGATCGCGGACAATACGTTGATCCTGTTCACGTCGGACAATGGGCCGCACGATGAAGGTGGCGGTGACCCGACATTCTTTCGGGCTTCGGAACCTTACAAAGGGATGAAGCGTGACTTGTACGACGGCGGTATTCACGTGCCGATGATCGCTCACTGGCCCGCCGCCATCCGGTCACCACGAGTGGACGACACTCCGTGGGCGTTCGCCGATGTGCTGCCAACCTTCGCGGATATCGCGGGGGTATCTCTGGACATCGTTCCGCGAGTCAAGACGAACGGAGTGTCGGTGTTACCGCGACTTCGCGACGATCCACGTCCGCTGCCGAACCGGACGTTGTACTGGGAATTTGGCAAGCAAGCGGGAGACCCCAATTCCGGAGTGGTTGGAGAGGTCTACCAAGCGGCCCGCCGCGGCAAATGGAAAGCGGTTCGTTACGACATCGACGGGCCCATTGGAATTGCCCACGAAAAGTTGACAGTGGACCGGTCTTAA
- a CDS encoding SGNH/GDSL hydrolase family protein — protein MQIFVRALFVVTLVAGGAGVCCQADDVATASAEKVQSTKANYFGDLKQKLTQTWPNNRLVRFVFHGHSVPAGYFRTPIVRRFDSYPVLFHQGLCERYPTAVIDVCNTAIGGENSVSGAKRFADDVLTLKPDVVFIDYCLNDRRVGVDTAQDCWRTMVEQAVAKGVMVVLLTPTPDSKEDISDPDSPLAKHAESIRQLAREFELPLVDSYSQFQRLVGEGEDVTDYLSQSNHPNRDGHQVVADQILSLFE, from the coding sequence ATGCAGATTTTTGTTCGTGCGTTGTTTGTCGTGACTCTGGTTGCCGGTGGTGCTGGCGTTTGTTGCCAAGCAGACGATGTCGCAACAGCCTCGGCTGAAAAAGTTCAGTCCACAAAAGCCAACTACTTTGGTGACCTGAAGCAGAAGCTCACGCAAACTTGGCCGAACAACCGTCTGGTTCGTTTTGTCTTTCACGGGCATTCCGTGCCCGCCGGATATTTCCGCACGCCGATCGTTCGACGTTTTGATTCGTACCCGGTTCTCTTTCACCAAGGACTGTGCGAGCGATACCCAACGGCGGTCATCGATGTTTGCAACACCGCGATTGGCGGCGAGAACTCGGTCAGCGGGGCCAAACGATTCGCGGACGATGTGTTGACGTTGAAGCCAGACGTCGTCTTCATCGACTACTGTTTGAATGATCGTCGCGTCGGCGTGGATACGGCTCAGGATTGCTGGCGAACGATGGTCGAGCAGGCGGTGGCAAAAGGCGTCATGGTTGTCTTGCTGACTCCGACCCCAGACTCGAAAGAAGACATCTCGGATCCGGACTCTCCTCTTGCGAAGCACGCCGAATCGATCCGGCAGTTGGCTCGCGAGTTTGAACTGCCGCTGGTGGATTCCTACTCGCAGTTTCAACGTTTGGTCGGGGAAGGCGAGGATGTCACGGACTATCTTTCGCAGTCCAACCATCCCAACCGTGACGGTCATCAAGTCGTGGCCGATCAGATTCTCTCGTTGTTTGAGTGA